The genomic stretch TAATAACCAAGTTCACTTTCCTTTTCATTTAATTTCTACACTTTTCCATGCAATTGATTGGCCATTATACTTCTTGCAGTTTTAcaagctgggggggggggggggggaaggaagagagagagagagagagagagagagagagagagagagagagagagagagagagagagagagagagagagagagagagagagagagagagagagggagagagagagggagagagagagggagagagagagggagagagagagagagagagagagggagagaaaaaaaaagagtataTCCTTTTCACTATAACATTAGTCTCAGCTTGGGTCAAAATATGTATCTGCAATCCATTTCTACACAAGTAGCTTTGCTGTACTATCATTTAGTATTGACTTTGGAGTTTTGGCACCAGCTTATCTTCAAGTTGTCCAAGAAGAATTTCTGTTCTGTCTCTGTTTATGACCAATGAGCTGTGTATTTTTCTACATTGTCCTCAGATACATTTTCAGGCAGCATCCACAACTGCCATGAAAGTAAGAAATAGCTTGTAGCCAGTACATTTTACAAAATCTCAAATCATACAACTGACTAGTCATGGGATATTGGATAAATTGTATATAGAAGCTGACGTTGTTCATGCAAGTCTGAGGGACTAATAATTTCTTGGGTAGTTACAACTGATTAAAGTTGGCATTCAATTTTAAAGTCATCATTTTAGGACTGATCCCATGTGATATTTTCATTAAAGTACTTCAGAGATCATTACTATCCTTACCGTTTTCCCTTTCACCCATTCTGTAGCCAGTGAGCTAGATGCAATTGCCGATCCACAGCCAAATGTTTTAAATCTTGCATCAATAATTTTCCCATTTTCATCCACTTCAATCTACAGAAGATAGTCAAAATGCAAACAAGTTGTAACAGTTATAATCTATCACAAAATTGACATCATTTGATTATTAACCAGGCAGAATTGCAGCATAATCCAAACTGAAACTACTAGATGACAGAGGAGAAACAGCAGCCACACACGTCCTTCCAGTTTCCACAGGACAATGCAACAGGCTGGTCATATCCTCCAAAGagagagtcggggggggggggggggggggcaggaggaggagttACCATTTGCTCTCAATGTGATCCTGATCTTTCAGGACAAATTGGCTAGAAATATGTGCAGCATAATTAGGAAGTGGCAGATCACTAAAAAATACTGAGGAACTTCAGTCAAACAAGATGAAACAGGATTGAAGTTCATGAAGGAACCACGCTCTGGTTAAGTGTTCAATGAAGCCAAACACTAAGAATGCAATTCTGACTAGAAAAaagcaaaccttctctgaaataTATGCATGTATATAAGCACATCCATGTCAGCCCATGGGTCATAAGCTCACTCTCTCCATACGCACCCAATGTTGCTGACATACATTCCACATTCGGCCCAAGCGCTCTCACTTCATCACCGTCCTTGGTACTATACACTCAGCCTATTGCTGAGATGTTAGCCCTATTAAAGGACACAGGAGTCAAGATAGAAAAGTGTGCTTTTGAGGTTACAAGGGAATAGAGTTTCAGCAACAGCGCACACTTACTTGGGCTGGTAGAGTCCAAGGCTCTGCAGAATAGGACATGAGTCCTATCATTTTCACAGGCATCCCCAAATTCCAACCCCATGGTATAATAGCTTAGGGCAAGGCTCAAAGTGGGGGCCAGGACAATCAACAGTGGGTGGGAAGGACTGAGGAACTGAGAGGGAGTACATGTTTGCATTGGCATACAAGAGAATGAGAATTCCTAGATGGGGAGCTGGATACATGTACAAGTTTCCTCCCTGCTTTATAAAAAGCTATTCACAAGACTAGAGGAATAAAAAAGTCTCAGACTTAAACAGCACACTTTCAAGCCCCTGCTTCACATGAATTCTGCCAACATCAGCTCAGTACTTggcagaagcaaaaacaaggtcAGTTTTAGTTAAACCTAAATCAGTTTCGATCCACTGCGATGATTGAGAATTAGGGATTCTGTCTGCCTCCAGCTCAGGTTTAGTTGGTTCCTTCTGCTGCTTGGTACTTAGATTGCCACTTAGTTTTTTCTGTTTGAATTATaattactttaattttttttcaatgtctAAGTATGTTTCATGTTGTGCCAAATCATATCTTTCTGAAATATGCATTCAGTCCTTGAGAGAGAAAAGAATTTGAAATCTGATTACTCAAGAAAAAGTTGGACAATCCCGAGTCAGACCTTTGTAGGTGCTCACTTCTGTCAATATCATGTCAGCTACAACTCAGTCAATCTGCAAATTCTCCAAACCATTTGACGACAAACTGTTAGCGATTTGTTTTGAGATATCACTGGATCCAAGCAACCAGGATACAGGTAATTCAACAACTATGTTCATTTTATATCTCCTAGGACAGTACAAGTTTCTATTAGCTGTAGCTATTATTGGATGTTAGTATGGAAACCAGCTTTCCCTTCGTAGGAAGTTTATACTTCTAGAAATACCCTATTAAGTTTGgggaacttttaaaaaaaatatgcaTGATTTCTGGTGTGCTATGCTATTCagttttctgtctgtctgtctcccctcactTGAACGTGCCAATGCTTGAGGAGATGGCTCCATAGACATTAATAGCTTTACAGGTTTGAAGAACATGCTACGTTTAAACGCAAACTTCTCTGGATCACTGATCAAAAGTTGAGCTCTAAATTTAATTCATCTAACTATGGCACTGAAGCCAACTGCTGGACTGAGAACAGCTCATTCATCCAAAGAGCTCTCTGAAATGGTGACCCATATCTTACCTTTGGGAAGCAAACTGAACCATTATACGCAGCCCTTCAACTTTGCTAAATAAATTAAAAAGGGACATAATGGCTCAATTGATAATGTTACATTTAAATACATTGCTACCCATATCCTGGATCACCTCAAAAAACTTTACCTGTAGTTTCATGACATCACCACAAGCCGGTGCACCAACCAGGCCAGTTCCAACATTTTTTGCATTCTTATCCAAGGATCCAACATTTCTGGGATTCTCATAGTGGTCCACTACCTACGGTAGAAGGAAATACAATAGTGCAAGTCATGATGACTCAATAGAACTCTAGCTTCTGATTTCAAAACTGTGTTCAAGTTTCATTAAGCACAAAGAAAGACCAAGCCTATAGTCTAGTTCAGGACCGACAGAACGCAGCGCTGTCGGAACTGTCGTCATTTGAAAGACATCAGTCTGCCCTATCAGGTGGGTGGAAAAGATTCCACCGCATTACCTCCACAGTTCTGGTCAGAATCTATCCAGAGATAATTTGGTCATAAGACCATACAGCTCTTTGCTGAAGTTTTATTTGtaatgtgcaaattggctgttgcattGCATACAATCTGGACTAGACATGAAGAATATTTCACCAGCTGTACAGCACTGCTGCCCAAAATACTTTATAAATTCAATTACAACTTCCTCTCATCACCACTGCATGCCTACACCCCCTGCTTCTCCTCAACACCACATGCCCATGCCCCCTGCCTCTCCTCAACACCACACGCTCACGCTGCCGCCACACCCCCTCCACCCTTTCCATCTGGACTACGACCCCATCGCTAATCATAGGTTTCCACAGATGATGTTGGGACctatccccattactacttccCACCTCATtatccccaaccctgcacagcctGCTACaaccttcttcccaaaatccacaaaataGGCTGCTTGGACAGATCCACAATTTCAGTCTTCTCGCTGATCCACATATTTCTTATTTTCCTCTTATTCACTTTCTTCCCATATACACGTGACTCTTCTGATGCTTTACATTGGCTccacaatttgttttttttggcCCTAGCTGCCACCCCTTCACAATGAATATACAATCCCTCAATTTCTATCCTTTTCACTTCCACGAGGTCCACTTCTGACTCTTCCTGGTCTTCTAttcccatttctggggatagggtGCCCACcagtatccactacaaacccatcAACTCTAGACAGTTGTATTTGGaactgatgctgaagaatctcagataacaaagtgtacagttggatgaacacagcaagccaagcagcaaagctgacattttgggtctagaccccttcttcagaaaacccaaAATGCTTGGCTACACTTCCTTGTACAAGGACAGCATTCCATTTTCCAAGTTTCTCCATCAAGTGTTGACAGGGTTGcctttgaaatgttttttttccttcaaccACAATAccaaacatttttccattccccacTACTGATTCTCTGAGACACCCTGATCTATTTCTCTACTTCACTTCTGACACTTCCTCACCTCTATGGCATATTTCTATACAATTAGAGATTACATATCACTTGACCTCCTCACTGTTCACAGCCCTAAGTACACATTCCAGGTGAGGAAGTAGTTTGCTTGTACTACTTTGCATGTAATCTATCACTTGCTACTCACATTGTTGAGGCCAAACACAAAACAGACAAATGGCTTGCAGAATACCTTCACTTTGTAAGAATGAATTATGTCCCAGTTGCTTGCTATTTCAACTATCTCGCTGTCATTGAGCATTTTTGTCCTAGGCTAGCTGCAGTGTTCCATCAAACcttagcacaagctggaggaacagcatctcaattccCATTCCAAAAAGCAACAGCCTCCACAACATTGAGTTCAATCCCTCCAGGGCATGCCATCTTTCCTCTGTTTCGATTACAGCACACCACCCAAACTCTGGCACTTTGCATCTTGTCAACTTTGCTGTCAGCAGAGCAGACGCATTTTCTTCTTTGCGCACCTCTTTCAAGTCTCAATGTCTTCTTTGGCACCGTTAATACACTCTTTTGCCTTCTGTTCTGGTATCCTCGCcatctgtcacactcactccaacATCCCATTTGTCTACAGCGTGGTACACACGCTGATTCGGTTATAATGGACCGGAGGCATTGAGAAAACTTTCTCGTTCGACGGAcggtgccagacttgctgtgttttgccagcattttctcactctgtttcacGTTTCTAGTAGCCATTCTGCTTTACTTTTACAGGCATTCCTTCTTTACCCACCACTCCACTTTCCCCTGCACACCCTCTTAACTGCAGCCACAACACTTTTTGTATCCTTAGAGACTAAGTGTTAGAAACGCTCATGCCACACGGCATATGTAAGATCACCCTCATCACCAGACGGTGCTCTCATTAGCTAACAGCCTCCTACCTGCCGTTTTgaatagattagattaaattacaTTCACTACAGTGGGAATTTGCGGACTCCCCTGGCCCACCCCAACGTGGACAGCCTCGGGACCAGGCGCAGAGTAAAGGCTGCTACCATTCCCAAGCGCAGTTACCTTTTTGTGATAAGCAGCGACGAGGGGTGCCCGAGCCTTCAGCACAAGCCGCGAGAGAGAACCAGTAATTATAACCGCCGCCATCACTACCAATAGCCGAGTGCGTCACAACCTCCTACTTCACCGCCCGACGTCACCAACACTGACACCCCCTCCAACAAGTGCTGTTACGTAAGACTGACCACGCCCCCGCGTGGTTATGTCATGCACTGACCACGCCCTCCCCACGGGACGCATTGACGAGTGAGCAACGCGCCACTAACAAACGTGTCCCTATGTTGTTTTGTTTACCACGCCCCTTACGTGACCATGTGGCTGGCTGGGCACGCCCCTTGCGTGGTTGCGTTACCAACTGAAAACCGCTCTGGAAGGTAAACAAAACATCGCGACGCGCTCTGCATCGCGGCCTTACCAATATGGTGACAATTCGTACCCCGCTTTCGTCATATGCAATCGTCAGTTTCATTAAAGCCCACATGTCGCGTTGTTATGTTGTAAATATTACATCCATTTGTCCCATATTCTCCCGAAAATTTCTGTTTAAAACAGCTCCCGCTGTAATGCGTGGAATTGTACTTCAAACTGAAGCTTCTATTAAAATAAGGAATTGTTCTATAAGAAGTAGTTGTGTTTCTCAGGATGTGAAGTGTTCTATTTGATCGGGCGTCTCGGCCTTTCCCGCACTGCTGCGCATGATGGCGACTATCGGGAGGCGACGGTCGAGTGAGGCTGAGGAATTGGAGGTTGGAACCGGGGGCGACTCGGAGGAAGAAATGGAAGACTCTTCGGAGGACGAGCAAGAAAACGAGGCGGAAATCCAGCGTTTGGAAGAGCAGGTGCGACGTGATGGCGGGCGGGAGTGAGCCCGCGGGATTTAAAACTTCAGCACGAGCTCCCCCTTCCCCCAGCCCCGTCCCAGTCCCACTTACTCTCCCAGCCCTTTCGCCCTCATCCCACCTCTACCACGCACTCTCGacccctccccactcaccccgaagttccctctcccattcctccgaCCTCCTGCTGACTCCTGTCCGCCTGGCCTGTTCACTGTTGTGAAATAAGTAAACCAAAACATTTCCGTCATTGCCGAAGTAAAACAAACATCTGAAAAATCACTTGAAAACCACGTAGTCAGGACTAATCCTTCGAAGAGCCAAGAGAAAGGCAAAATGCCTGAGGTCATCTACGGAGAGAAAATATAATTTTCTGGGGCATAGTACTCAGGTTCACGCTGAGTTGAATGAATGGCCCAATTTCTAGCTATGTATGTATGATAAAGTCATGACCAATAAAATCCAAATGACTTGAAGCATATGCCTTGACTCACAATAAATCTCactggcagccagtgactagtaagttaccacagggattagtgcttgGATCCAGCTATGGAGTATAATGGATATATATgcaattatccactttggtagcaaaaacaggaaggcagattattatctaaatggtaacTGGAAAAGGAGTAGGTCCAAGAGACATGGGTGACCTTGTACACAAGTCAGTGAAAGTGAGCATACACATGTAGCAGTGAAGAAAGCAGGTGGCCGCCTTAGTGAGAGGATCCTACTGCAGGAACAAAGATGTCTTGTTGAAATTGTACTGGGCCTTGCTGAGAGCGaagctagagtattgtgttcagtttttatCTTGTTACCTGAGGAATAGTGTTCCAGCTTTGGAGatagtgcaacaaaggtttacgaGGCTGACACCGGGACAGCAAGACTGATATACGAAGGCTTTGTTAGGACAATCTTCATTGGAGTTTACAAGTATGAGGTTGGAATCttgtagaaacctataaaattatgacaggacTAGACAGGCTTTATGCAGGAAGGATAGTTCTGATAAAAGGAATCCAAACTAGAGGTCACGATTTAGGAATATGAGAATGCCATTAGGGACTGAGATAAGAAATGTCTCATGCAGactggtgagcttgtggaattatCTGTTACAGAAAGCTGTTAGAGATaagacattgaatgttttcaaaatggagttagatatagctcttggggCTAAAGAATCATAGGGTTTG from Stegostoma tigrinum isolate sSteTig4 chromosome 26, sSteTig4.hap1, whole genome shotgun sequence encodes the following:
- the iscua gene encoding iron-sulfur cluster assembly enzyme ISCU, mitochondrial isoform X2, which gives rise to MWALMKLTIAYDESGVRIVTILVVDHYENPRNVGSLDKNAKNVGTGLVGAPACGDVMKLQIEVDENGKIIDARFKTFGCGSAIASSSLATEWVKGKTVDEALTIKNTDIAKELCLPPVKLHCSMLAEDAIRAALADYKVKQQKKT
- the iscua gene encoding iron-sulfur cluster assembly enzyme ISCU, mitochondrial isoform X1, yielding MAAVIITGSLSRLVLKARAPLVAAYHKKVVDHYENPRNVGSLDKNAKNVGTGLVGAPACGDVMKLQIEVDENGKIIDARFKTFGCGSAIASSSLATEWVKGKTVDEALTIKNTDIAKELCLPPVKLHCSMLAEDAIRAALADYKVKQQKKT